One Turneriella parva DSM 21527 genomic region harbors:
- a CDS encoding shikimate kinase: MSDRGGRRRKPHGARPHARVSAPSKPRLALIGFRGVGKSAIARRLAEIWQLPLLSLDEQIERNAGMKIDQIVQTQGWPAFRDLEYAALQNAAASDRLLLDCGGGIVEEANGLRSERKIALLRERFFCIYIAVSEEKMRYRLSSLSRNASRPDLTGADSPDKLLEVFRRREPMYLELAHTVVDVSDTNIGESALRITQMFK, translated from the coding sequence ATGAGCGACCGCGGCGGGCGCAGGCGAAAACCCCATGGCGCGCGGCCGCATGCGCGCGTGTCTGCGCCGTCAAAACCCCGGCTCGCTCTCATCGGCTTTCGCGGCGTCGGTAAATCGGCGATTGCGCGCCGCCTTGCTGAGATCTGGCAATTGCCGCTGCTGTCGCTCGACGAACAGATTGAACGTAACGCCGGCATGAAAATAGACCAGATTGTGCAGACGCAGGGCTGGCCGGCATTTCGCGATCTTGAATACGCAGCGCTGCAAAACGCCGCAGCGAGTGATCGCCTGCTGCTCGATTGCGGCGGGGGCATCGTTGAAGAGGCCAATGGATTGCGCAGCGAGCGCAAGATTGCCCTCTTGCGTGAAAGATTTTTCTGTATTTATATCGCAGTGAGTGAAGAAAAAATGCGCTACCGGCTTTCTTCGCTTTCGCGCAACGCTTCGCGACCCGATTTGACCGGCGCCGATTCGCCCGATAAACTTCTTGAGGTTTTTCGGCGTCGCGAGCCGATGTATCTTGAATTGGCGCACACGGTCGTCGATGTATCCGATACCAATATAGGCGAAAGTGCCCTGCGTATCACGCAGATGTTCAAGTGA
- a CDS encoding shikimate dehydrogenase family protein: MKIDAATKVYGIIGNPLSHTFSPAMHNAAFAARKINAVYLAFPLKNLIQLKYSMKQWNIQGLSVTIPYKISIRRLLDRIDPLALQIGSVNTVVWGKTGLLEGYNTDGPGAMMALRKSQVSLKGKKILVIGSGGSARSIAFALTQEKPAEIGILARNPMMAMQLARNLTLNSENPQVALHLQPQGKSLQKSLIDLMPQSGRKWLSQPYTSAEQLHHYDIVINTTPMGMRGSSAAAESPLKSAELAKHQTIFDIVYNPAETPLIKAAKKRGCKIVLGYKMLMYQGVLQFELFTGKPAPVDAMEKALLAEIKRLR, translated from the coding sequence ATGAAAATCGACGCGGCGACAAAAGTTTATGGCATCATCGGCAACCCGCTCAGCCATACATTCTCGCCGGCGATGCATAACGCCGCTTTCGCCGCGCGCAAGATCAATGCGGTCTACCTTGCGTTTCCTCTGAAGAATCTGATTCAGCTGAAATATTCGATGAAACAGTGGAACATACAGGGTCTTTCGGTAACGATTCCGTATAAAATCTCTATCCGCCGCCTGCTCGACCGCATTGACCCGCTCGCGCTACAGATCGGTTCGGTGAACACTGTCGTCTGGGGAAAAACCGGATTACTCGAGGGGTATAATACTGACGGGCCGGGCGCGATGATGGCGCTGAGAAAATCTCAAGTTTCTCTCAAGGGTAAGAAGATTCTGGTGATCGGGTCAGGTGGTTCGGCGCGAAGCATTGCGTTTGCGCTAACACAGGAAAAACCCGCCGAGATCGGCATTCTGGCGCGCAACCCGATGATGGCGATGCAGCTGGCGCGCAATCTCACTCTCAACAGCGAAAACCCGCAGGTGGCGCTGCATCTGCAGCCGCAGGGCAAAAGCCTGCAAAAATCGCTGATCGACCTGATGCCGCAGAGCGGGCGCAAGTGGCTGAGCCAGCCCTACACCAGCGCCGAACAGCTGCACCACTACGACATCGTCATCAACACTACCCCAATGGGTATGCGGGGGTCGAGCGCTGCCGCTGAATCCCCTCTGAAATCAGCTGAACTGGCGAAGCACCAGACAATCTTCGACATCGTTTATAATCCGGCTGAGACGCCTCTCATCAAAGCAGCGAAGAAGCGGGGATGTAAAATTGTGCTGGGTTATAAAATGCTGATGTACCAGGGTGTACTGCAGTTTGAACTCTTCACGGGTAAACCTGCGCCCGTTGACGCGATGGAAAAAGCTCTGCTCGCCGAAATCAAGAGGCTCAGATGA
- a CDS encoding vitamin K epoxide reductase family protein has protein sequence MFKKPLILPAALVITGALIGMLFSGILIYEHNGAKTQIGSAVCDVNQASSCEKAKDSAVGKIFGLPLALYGYAFYGTMAALALFLLLALNDIVLSLLFWGAISALLFDAFLLLYSLVVLQGICRLCAITYIATVILAVGAYLFNRDGAKMIKAETISISAKAVLGLVFAATIGSGLFFHTASLQAQSTPVAGATEQEQKLREQLNNEFYKQWKAGEIVKLDKPRSGSKGAANPVLTIMEFADPLCPHCKDMGVVLNEFVKKHGDKVRVIFRHYPLDIQCNDAMKRAFHVGACDLARAMECGEAQGKFWPMHDAIFSQQELFFRNPVSERAIESLAAGAGLNTAAMGACFKSQATMAKVKADIAAGNKIKITGTPTTIINDRRLPGVPLEFVPGILEKILLEESRR, from the coding sequence ATGTTCAAAAAACCCCTCATACTCCCGGCGGCCCTCGTAATCACCGGGGCACTCATCGGCATGCTCTTTTCTGGCATATTGATCTACGAACACAACGGCGCAAAAACTCAAATCGGCTCTGCAGTGTGCGACGTCAACCAGGCGAGCAGCTGTGAAAAGGCAAAAGATTCGGCCGTGGGTAAAATTTTCGGGTTACCGCTGGCGCTCTATGGTTACGCATTCTATGGCACAATGGCAGCGCTCGCTCTGTTCTTGCTGCTGGCTCTCAATGACATTGTGCTCAGCCTGCTCTTTTGGGGAGCAATCTCTGCGCTTTTATTCGATGCGTTTCTGCTCTTATATTCGCTGGTTGTGCTGCAGGGCATTTGCCGGCTTTGCGCCATTACCTACATCGCCACAGTGATACTCGCTGTGGGTGCATACCTTTTTAACCGCGACGGAGCTAAAATGATCAAAGCCGAAACTATCTCAATTTCAGCCAAGGCGGTTCTGGGTCTTGTGTTCGCTGCAACGATTGGATCGGGTCTCTTTTTTCACACTGCTTCGCTGCAGGCACAGAGCACGCCGGTTGCCGGTGCCACGGAACAAGAGCAGAAACTGCGAGAACAGCTGAACAATGAATTCTATAAACAATGGAAAGCGGGCGAGATCGTCAAACTCGATAAACCCCGCTCGGGCAGCAAGGGCGCTGCGAATCCTGTTCTGACCATTATGGAATTTGCCGACCCACTCTGCCCGCATTGCAAAGACATGGGCGTAGTGCTCAACGAATTTGTGAAGAAGCATGGCGATAAGGTGCGCGTCATTTTTCGCCACTACCCTCTCGATATTCAGTGCAACGACGCCATGAAGCGGGCATTTCACGTCGGTGCCTGCGATCTGGCCCGTGCTATGGAATGCGGCGAAGCCCAGGGCAAATTCTGGCCGATGCACGATGCAATATTCTCGCAGCAAGAACTGTTCTTCAGAAACCCGGTTTCAGAGCGGGCGATTGAAAGCCTCGCGGCAGGCGCAGGCCTCAATACAGCGGCGATGGGTGCTTGCTTCAAAAGCCAGGCGACGATGGCAAAGGTGAAGGCCGACATCGCTGCGGGTAACAAAATAAAAATCACCGGCACCCCCACGACGATCATCAACGACAGACGGCTGCCGGGTGTGCCGCTTGAATTCGTACCGGGAATTCTCGAAAAAATTCTACTCGAAGAATCGCGCAGGTAA